The sequence CACGGCAAGCCGTTTATTTATACCCAAGACGACAATATTCTCGCCATCGCTTGCTGTGATGACACCGAACTGCCGAGCGAGCTCAGAAGACTCGATCTCAACAATGTCGCACAAATCGCTGACTTTGTTATGGAATATGCCAATAGCTGGCAAGCCCCTAACCCAACCTTACCGATTGCGACAGTCGATGCCTGCACCTTAGGCAGTGATAAAAACCTGAGCGTCAGCCAAGGGTTAGCGCAGATTTTATCCCATGTCACGCCCGTCACTGAGGTGGAAGACATCGGCTTAGACGACTTAGATAACCGCGTGCTCGCCCACGACAGCATTTCGCCCGTAGATGTACCGCAGCAAACTAATTCAGCAATGGATGGCTACGCTTTTGCCTATCAAGAACCCATGCCTGAGAGTTTCAACTTAGTCGGTGAAGTCTTAGCCGGACATCAATATTCAGGCACACTCAAGGCTGGTGAAACCGTGCGCATTATGACCGGCGCGCCCGTACCAGCTGGAGCCGACACCGTTCAACCTCGAGAACTGGCTAACGAAGCCAATGCCAAGGTCAGTTTTGAAGGCCGCATTCAACAGGGCCAACACGTTCGCCTTGCGGGTGAAGACATTGGCCAAGGCCAAGTCGCCCTCACCCAAGCCACACGCCTAAGCGCCGCCGAACAAGGCTTATTAGCCTCCCTCGGCCTTAACCGTGTAACGGTTTATCGCCGCCCAACGGTAGCCGTGTTCTCAACTGGTGATGAAGTCTGCCAACCCGGTGAAGCACTTAATCCTAATTGTATTTATGACTCGAACCGTTACACCATCAAGGCGATGGCAAAACGTTTAGGGTGTGATGTCATCGATTTAGGCATTATCGAAGACTCCGAAAGCGCACTCGAAACCACCTTAACCAAGGCTGCGGCGCAGGCCGATGTGGTGATCAGCTCTGGCGGCGTTTCCGTTGGTGATGCCGACTATATCAAGGCCGTACTGGCACGCCTTGGCAATATCGACTTCTGGCGGATCAATATGCGCCCCGGTCGCCCACTCGCCTTTGGTAAGGTTGGCGATAGTTTGTTCTTTGGTTTGCCCGGCAATCCGGTGGCGGTGATGGTGTCTTTCCTGCAATTTGTGCAACCTGCGCTGCGTAAACTCGGCGGCGAGACAAACTGGCAAGCGCCGTTATTCCCAGCGATTACCGATGAAACCCTGCGTAGCCGCCAAGGCCGCACTGAGTTTATCCGCGGCATTTATCGCATCGCTAATGATGGCAGATTGCATGTCAGCAGCACAGGCAACCAAGGTTCAGGTATGCTCAGCTCGATGGTCAAAGGCAATTGTCTTATCATCATCGGTGATGATGCTGACGCTGTTAATGCGGGTGAAACTGTTTTTATTCAACCCTTTGCCGATCTTTTATAAGATCCAGAGAGCCCCTATGAGCCAACTCGTGGATGCCTTTGGCCGTCAGGTCGAATATTTACGACTTTCGGTGACGGATCGCTGCGACTTCCGTTGTGTCTACTGCATGACGGAAGAGCCCTGCTTTTTACCCAAGGACCATGTATTGCACCTCGAAGAGTTGGCTTGGATCGCCCAAGCCTTTACTGAACTTGGGGTGACCAAAATTCGCCTCACCGGTGGCGAGCCGCTGGTGCGCAGCGATTGCGATCAACTGGTGAACTTACTTGGCAAGCTCCCTGGCCTCAAGGACTTGTCGATGACCACCAATGGCTCTAGGCTCAGTAAGTTTGCCAAACCTATGTTTGATGCGGGCCTGAAACGCTTAAATATCAGCTTAGATACCCTTAACCCAGCGCTATTTACTCAGCTCACTCGTAACGGCAAATTAGCACGCGTTATCGAAGGCATTGATGCTGCCATTGCAGCTGGCTTTACGCGCATTAAAATCAATGCCGTGATCCTCAAACAACAAAACGATCATGAAATCATCGATCTGGTTAACTTTTGCCGCGACCGCAACCTCGATATCGCCTTTATTGAAGAAATGCCGTTGGGTGAAATGGATGAACGCAAACGCGCGCGCCATTGCAGTAGCGATGAAGTTAAGGCCATGATTAGCGAGCATTACCCCCTTCAGCTCTCCAATAAACGTACTGGCGGACCGGCGCGCTACTACACAATGGCTGATAGTCCAATTCACATCGGCTTTATCTCACCCCATAGCCACAATTTTTGCCATGAGTGCAATAGGGTGCGCGTTACCGTAGAAGGCCAATTACTACTCTGCCTTGGTAATGAGCATTCCATTGATTTAAAAAGCATTATAAGAGAGTTTCCCGGAGATATTGAGCGGCTAAAAACCGCCATTCTCCAAGGTATTAAGCGTAAACCTAAGCAACATGTATTTGATAATAACGAAGTGCAAATTCTGCGTTTTATGAACACTACCGGCGGTTAACCTCCTCACCTCAGGGCTAGCATCTCAATTTTGCCGTGATACACTCATGGTATCAGTCCTATTTTTTGTGTTACTTCTCCTATGGCGCTCACTCGTAAACAGTGGAATAACATCATTATTCTTGCCAGCGTGTTTATCATTGCCGTGCTCACGTTTATGGATAAGAAAACCCAAAATGTGCCAAGTGATGCGCAACGGCTATTTGATGACAATGCACCGCTGGCTCAGTTGCAGCTAGAGGGTATATGGCTGCACAAACAAACCTCAAGCTGGGAATGCGATCCGCAAGTGCTCAACTGCGAGCGATGGGCAAAAGCTTGGCAAGGCTTAAGGGTCTCGCCCTTGAATGACGCGCCACAACCCACTGGCAAACCGCAGGAACTGGTGATCCAAATTACGGATATTCGCCAATCACAGCGCTGGATTTATTTCCCCGATGAAGGCCTGCTCAAATCTCCTGCGGCAAACTGGTACTTAGTGCCGCCGAGCTTAAGGGTTGATTTACAGCCCATCCTCGATGCGAAACCCGCAAGTTAATCTATTGAATAAAAGAACCCAATCATGCCGGAATTACCAGAAGTCGAAGTCACGCGTCAGGGGATAACCCCTTACTTAGTCGATCAAACCGTGGTTGACCTAATCGTGCGTAACCCCTCCCTGCGTTGGCCAGTTCCTGAGCTTGCCAAACAGATCATTGGCCAAACCATACGCCAAGTGCGCCGCCGCGCTAAGTATCTGTTAATCGATACGGATGCTGGCACCAGCATAGTGCATTTGGGGATGTCGGGCAGCCTAAGGATCCTGCCCCATGACACGCCAGTGGAGAAGCATGACCATATCGATCTCGTTCTCGCCAATGGCCGCATTCTGCGCTTTAACGACCCAAGACGCTTCGGCGCTTGGTTATGGTGCCAATTGCCAGAGGAAGCCCATCCGCTGCTGGAAAAACTCGGGCCAGAACCTCTGACCGATGCCTTTAACGTTAATCAGTTAGCTGCCTCGCTGGCGGGCAAGAAAAAGGCCATCAAGCTCTGTCTGATGGATAACCATATTGTGGTGGGCGTTGGGAATATTTACGCCAATGAAGCACTGTTTGCCGCAGGAATACACCCCGAGGCCGAGGCAGGCAAGATAGATATTGAACGCTTAACGGTACTGGTTGCTGAGGTAAAACAAATCCTCGCCCACGCCATCAAGCAAGGCGGCACCACGCTTAAGGACTTCACCAACGCTGACGGTAAACCCGGCTATTTCGCGCAAAAGCTGCATGTATACGGCCGCGGCGGCGAAACCTGTACACAGTGTGGTAATTTACTTAGCGAAATCCGTTTAGGCCAACGTACCACCGTATTTTGTAGTATCTGCCAACCCCGCTAAAAGAGCCTGCAACTGCATAGTGCCACTCGTTTAAGTGAATGGTGGCATTATGCATAAACACCTTATTCTTATTTTTGTTTACGTTAACGTAAACTGACAAAGATTCATGCTTGACATAGATCACAGATTTGGGTTTAATAACCCCCGTACCGAGATAAACCCATCTGTTTGTACAAAATAATTAATAATAACTTGCAGATTTCGGTATAATTAACATTAAAGATATAAGAATAAAGACTCTCAATAACAATAATATAACTAAGACCACTCTCTAATAATAACAAGAGTAGTGATTTCACCTTGAAATCCCGGTCAGTACATTTTTGTAAGGGATGGCCGATAACGCCAGTTTGCAATAAGCAAAATGCCTTACACTCAGGGTAACTTGCCCCATCAGGACACAGCTTACATGATGTAAACTGTTGCAAAGGAAGCGAATAGCTTTGGATGCACTGGCTGGAAGCTTGTTATCACTGGAAGGTACTTAAAGTAACAAGGATGGTTAACTTTACGTCATTGATGACGCTGCTATAAAAGATGTGTCTTGAGACCATCTACGGAAACTGTGGTCAGGATGGCGACAGAAACTAATTAAGTGTCTGGATGACCACTAACAAAAATAATGCAGGGAAAGCAGAAAAAAAAGAAGGATACCGACCGGGAAAGTCGCATAGCAAGTAAGGATACTTGGAATCAGAATAGGGTGCAAAATGCACCGTTTGTAAGGCGGCAGTTTAACTGCCGCCTTTTTCTTTGTGATTTTTGACCAACAAACACTCACATCTAGAAAGTGCGCTAAACCAATATAATTGTTACAATCAAAGCCTTAATACTTTCTTAGTTGATTCGATGCGCAGATGCCCTCTTTGTCATAGCACGCAAACACACTTGCTCCTACAGGACAAAAAACGGTGTTTTTATATTTGCCAGACATGTTGGCTAACCTTTGCCGATGCGAATAGTCATCTTCCACCAGCTGCAGAAAAACAGCGTTATGGCCGATCACGCATCGCGTCAAAGCAACGCCACCTCTCGCAATTTATTTTGCCTTTGCTTACGCAAATACAACAGCAGCAAAATGGTAGCCTCACGGGATTGAATTTTGGACGAGTGTTAGATCAAACCAGCCTAGAGACCATTGAATCTGCGGGGCACACTTTCAAACAGTATGACCCTTTCTTTGCTCCTGACCACGAAACACTCAAGCAAGAGTATGATTTTATTTGCTGCTACCGAGTGTTTGAGCATTTTCAGTATCCCATAAAAGAATGGAGCTTACTGACCCGCTTACTTAAACCAGGCGGATGGTTAGCAATAAGTACTCCTTTATTAATTGATTTAGAAGGCTTTGCTAAGTGGCACTATAAGAACAACCTCACCCATGTGAGTTTTTACCAACGACAAACTTTTGAATACCTAGCAAGCAATAGTGATTTTGAACTATTATTTGCCGCTAAGGACCTCGTTTTGATGCAAAAAACATCATAATCTGGTATAACAGCCGACCGAATTTAGCACTTAGTCGATCCTGTATCGGCTAGGCCATACGTTGTAAATAATTGAGAAAATCATGTCTCGTAGCAAGAAAACACGCAAGGGCGGCGAGAATAGCCCCAAACAACAGCCAAGAGTGAAAAAGCAGGATCGTGCTGAAGTCACAGGCAAGCGCGCAGAAAAGGGCAATAAATCCGGCAGCCGCCATAATGAAGCACTGATCCAAGCTCAAGCACCGCAAAAAAAGGCAGCGCAGAAGAAAGATCCACGTCATGGCAGCAAAAAGCCTGTGGCACTGGCCTTACCGACCACAACAGAAAAGTCAGCCACCCCGAAGGTTAAGCAACCTAAGTTAACCGACGAGCAAAAACTGCTGAAGCTGGAAGAAGACCCAAGACTGAACCAGTTGCTTGATATGTTAGAAGAAGGTCGCAATTTAAGCGATGCCGATCAAAAATGGTTGGATCAACAGCTCAACAAGATTGAAGCCCTGATGATAAAACTGGGTATTAGCGACGAGCTAGAAGATGAAGCGCCAGCTAAATCTAAAGCCGACTCAGATGACGATCTGTTCGACCGCTTTGAATCAGGTGCCGAACTGCTAAAAGATTATCAAGATAAGTTTTAAATCTTAGAATTTGCATAAAAACAAAGCGATTAAGCTTTGTTTTTATGTTTTCTGAACAAGGAGTTTTCGTGTCTACCACTCTTACCGTTCTTGGTTTTATCATCATTGTTGCCCTCAGTAGCTACGCCACTTTTTTACTCCTCAAACTCAAGCAACAAAAACAACGTCAACAAGCGCTTTTAGCCGAACGCGAAGCTGTTGCTAATACTAAACGCGCCAAAGTACTCGAAGATATCCGCTATATTGCGACAGCTATGATTGAAGACCGCTGCGAAATCTCCGAAGGTGTAGTTAGGATTGGCCGTTTATTCGAGATTTTATCCTTAAGCGAAAGGGTTGCTCCTGAGTTTCCTGCTTTCTTCCAACATTTTGAGTTAATTAAAGATCATCCGATTATGGAAGCACGACAAGCCCTACCAAAACAGGAGCGTATGAAGCTCGATTTTGCACGAATGAAATCCGAAGCCGAACTGGCAGATGGTATCAACGAGGATGCCAAGAAGTTATCTACTTATCAGCTAAAAGCACTACACTAAAAATGCTTACTCCGCCTCGAAACCAAGCTTACATCGGTATCGAGGCTATCAATCTAAATCCTTTCTGTGCTTTGAGTGCGACTTCCCGTGAGCCTGTGCACAAAACCTCCAAAAAACGACAGACACACGCTGTTTTTTCATAGATATTGCGTAACTTCTAAAATGACAGACATCATTTTTACAACCTAGATCAAGGTTATTTGCCTAAGAACCTTGCATACTTCGTTTGTTGCTAATTTACCCTCGGAGGACACGCCTTGAAGCAGCCCACTCAGATAAGCTGGGATCAGTCGATGATCGAAAAATATAACTACAGCGGTCCCCGTTATACTTCTTATCCAACGGCGCTAGAGTTCGATGATTCATTCACTGAACAAAACCTGTTAACTGCGATTGAAAACAGCAAGAGTGACAAACTGTCGCTGTATATTCACATCCCCTTCTGCGCCAAACTTTGCTATTACTGTGGCTGCAATAAAGTCATCACTCGTCACGCCCATAAGGCCGACCAATACATTGAGTATTTAAGCCACGAAATTATTAAGCGCGCCCCACTGTTTAAGCATTACTCGGTCACCCAAATGCACTGGGGCGGCGGCACACCAACCTTCTTAAATCCTGAGCAAATTATTAAACTTACCGCATTAATTAAGGCTAACTTTAACTTTGCCGATGAAGGTGAGTTCTCTATCGAAGTTGACCCGCGTGAAATTGAACTTTCCATGCTCGACACCCTTAAAGAAGCCGGCTTTAACCGTATTTCGATTGGTGTTCAGGACTTCAACAAAGAAGTACAAGTCGCGGTTAACCGTGAGCAGGACGAGCAATTTATTTTCGATTTAATGGCCAAAGCCAAGGCTATGGGATTCGTCTCAACCAATATCGATTTAATCTACGGCTTGCCACACCAGACTCCAGAGACATTCGCCGCCACCATGCAGCGCGTGTTAGATCTGTCGCCCGATCGTCTATCTGTATTCAACTATGCTCACTTACCCGCGCGTTTTGCCGCGCAGCGTAAAATTAAAGATGAGCATTTACCTTCGCCAAAACAAAAGCTTGAGATGCTGCATCAAACTATCGAGACCTTAACTGGCGCGGGTTATCAATACATTGGTATGGACCACTTCGCGAAGCCTGACGATGAGCTGGCTAAGTTACAACGCGAAGGCAAACTGCACCGCAACTTCCAGGGTTATACCACCCAAGAAGAATGCGATTTGCTTGGTCTTGGCGTGTCGTCTATCAGCCAAATTGGCGATTGCTATGCGCAAAACCAAAAGGACATTCGCCCTTACTACGAAGCCATCGATAAAGATGGCCATGCGCTCTGGAAAGGCTGCAGCTTGAATCGTGACGACGAAATCCGCCGCGTAGTGATCAAACAATTGATCTGCCACTTCGACTTAGATATGGCCAAAATAGATGAAAAACTGGGAATTAAGTTTGAGGAATACTTCGCCGAAGACTTAAAACTACTGCAAACCTTTATCGATGATAAATTAGTTGAAGTCGCCGACAGAAAGATCACCATCAGCCCCACTGGCCGCCTGTTGATCCGCAATATCTGTATGTGCTTCGACCTTTACTACCGTCAAAAAGCGCGTCAACAACAGTTCTCTCGTGTGATCTAACACTGACACATCTCCAATAAAAAATCCGACTCAAATGTCGGATTTTTTATTGGGTTTTAATCAGCCACTCTATGCTTTAGCCGCATACAGCGCCTTGCGTTCGCTCTCTGATAAAAATGCCATTTCTACCCCGTTGCGCTGTACTTGAGCCAGTTCAGCATCGCTTAATCCCAGTTCAAACTTGGCAATGCGGTACTCATGCTTGATATCAATCGCACTTACGCCCGGATCATCGGTA comes from Shewanella oneidensis MR-1 and encodes:
- the moaA gene encoding GTP 3',8-cyclase MoaA, with the translated sequence MSQLVDAFGRQVEYLRLSVTDRCDFRCVYCMTEEPCFLPKDHVLHLEELAWIAQAFTELGVTKIRLTGGEPLVRSDCDQLVNLLGKLPGLKDLSMTTNGSRLSKFAKPMFDAGLKRLNISLDTLNPALFTQLTRNGKLARVIEGIDAAIAAGFTRIKINAVILKQQNDHEIIDLVNFCRDRNLDIAFIEEMPLGEMDERKRARHCSSDEVKAMISEHYPLQLSNKRTGGPARYYTMADSPIHIGFISPHSHNFCHECNRVRVTVEGQLLLCLGNEHSIDLKSIIREFPGDIERLKTAILQGIKRKPKQHVFDNNEVQILRFMNTTGG
- a CDS encoding DUF2489 domain-containing protein codes for the protein MSTTLTVLGFIIIVALSSYATFLLLKLKQQKQRQQALLAEREAVANTKRAKVLEDIRYIATAMIEDRCEISEGVVRIGRLFEILSLSERVAPEFPAFFQHFELIKDHPIMEARQALPKQERMKLDFARMKSEAELADGINEDAKKLSTYQLKALH
- the yihI gene encoding Der GTPase-activating protein YihI: MSRSKKTRKGGENSPKQQPRVKKQDRAEVTGKRAEKGNKSGSRHNEALIQAQAPQKKAAQKKDPRHGSKKPVALALPTTTEKSATPKVKQPKLTDEQKLLKLEEDPRLNQLLDMLEEGRNLSDADQKWLDQQLNKIEALMIKLGISDELEDEAPAKSKADSDDDLFDRFESGAELLKDYQDKF
- the hemN gene encoding oxygen-independent coproporphyrinogen III oxidase, yielding MKQPTQISWDQSMIEKYNYSGPRYTSYPTALEFDDSFTEQNLLTAIENSKSDKLSLYIHIPFCAKLCYYCGCNKVITRHAHKADQYIEYLSHEIIKRAPLFKHYSVTQMHWGGGTPTFLNPEQIIKLTALIKANFNFADEGEFSIEVDPREIELSMLDTLKEAGFNRISIGVQDFNKEVQVAVNREQDEQFIFDLMAKAKAMGFVSTNIDLIYGLPHQTPETFAATMQRVLDLSPDRLSVFNYAHLPARFAAQRKIKDEHLPSPKQKLEMLHQTIETLTGAGYQYIGMDHFAKPDDELAKLQREGKLHRNFQGYTTQEECDLLGLGVSSISQIGDCYAQNQKDIRPYYEAIDKDGHALWKGCSLNRDDEIRRVVIKQLICHFDLDMAKIDEKLGIKFEEYFAEDLKLLQTFIDDKLVEVADRKITISPTGRLLIRNICMCFDLYYRQKARQQQFSRVI
- a CDS encoding class I SAM-dependent methyltransferase; the protein is MRRCPLCHSTQTHLLLQDKKRCFYICQTCWLTFADANSHLPPAAEKQRYGRSRIASKQRHLSQFILPLLTQIQQQQNGSLTGLNFGRVLDQTSLETIESAGHTFKQYDPFFAPDHETLKQEYDFICCYRVFEHFQYPIKEWSLLTRLLKPGGWLAISTPLLIDLEGFAKWHYKNNLTHVSFYQRQTFEYLASNSDFELLFAAKDLVLMQKTS
- a CDS encoding bifunctional molybdopterin-guanine dinucleotide biosynthesis adaptor protein MobB/molybdopterin molybdotransferase MoeA, with amino-acid sequence MSTPFVNPLSIPVLGFCAYSGTGKTTLLKQLIPELNQRSLRLAVIKHAHHDFDVDIPGKDSYEMRKAGARQMLVASHVRWALMTEDARDGDPELVHLLKQIEADKVDIVLVEGFKKLTLPKIELHRAAHGKPFIYTQDDNILAIACCDDTELPSELRRLDLNNVAQIADFVMEYANSWQAPNPTLPIATVDACTLGSDKNLSVSQGLAQILSHVTPVTEVEDIGLDDLDNRVLAHDSISPVDVPQQTNSAMDGYAFAYQEPMPESFNLVGEVLAGHQYSGTLKAGETVRIMTGAPVPAGADTVQPRELANEANAKVSFEGRIQQGQHVRLAGEDIGQGQVALTQATRLSAAEQGLLASLGLNRVTVYRRPTVAVFSTGDEVCQPGEALNPNCIYDSNRYTIKAMAKRLGCDVIDLGIIEDSESALETTLTKAAAQADVVISSGGVSVGDADYIKAVLARLGNIDFWRINMRPGRPLAFGKVGDSLFFGLPGNPVAVMVSFLQFVQPALRKLGGETNWQAPLFPAITDETLRSRQGRTEFIRGIYRIANDGRLHVSSTGNQGSGMLSSMVKGNCLIIIGDDADAVNAGETVFIQPFADLL
- the mutM gene encoding bifunctional DNA-formamidopyrimidine glycosylase/DNA-(apurinic or apyrimidinic site) lyase, which codes for MPELPEVEVTRQGITPYLVDQTVVDLIVRNPSLRWPVPELAKQIIGQTIRQVRRRAKYLLIDTDAGTSIVHLGMSGSLRILPHDTPVEKHDHIDLVLANGRILRFNDPRRFGAWLWCQLPEEAHPLLEKLGPEPLTDAFNVNQLAASLAGKKKAIKLCLMDNHIVVGVGNIYANEALFAAGIHPEAEAGKIDIERLTVLVAEVKQILAHAIKQGGTTLKDFTNADGKPGYFAQKLHVYGRGGETCTQCGNLLSEIRLGQRTTVFCSICQPR